In the Leptospira sp. WS4.C2 genome, one interval contains:
- a CDS encoding metallophosphoesterase — protein MKFALIGDIHGYWNHLDIEYFNSSDYDCLFFTGDLRGNPKLGKLSFQGLNKRAYMIPGNWDGTSLTSIIGEVIQSKILIQSGHFGQNRRMRKLSELVKPISLLGYSSLVLSQELDLSLIVGRPHAMGGGLSFAPNMKKTYMVSNMDTSIEKYKRLIDGTKEKNLFFLSHNGPFGLGAAKNSMYGAEFKKEGGDWGDIDLTEAISYAKSIGKKVPLVLSGHMHHTISKKRERETHEYTGGTFYVNGAKVPRIQEGKHFHTKIEWDGGSATVIPLWV, from the coding sequence ATGAAATTTGCACTGATTGGAGACATTCACGGATATTGGAACCATCTTGATATCGAGTATTTCAATTCTTCGGATTACGATTGTTTGTTTTTTACAGGAGACCTTAGGGGCAATCCAAAACTTGGCAAACTTTCTTTCCAAGGTCTCAACAAACGAGCGTATATGATTCCAGGAAATTGGGATGGAACCAGTCTCACATCCATCATAGGAGAAGTCATCCAATCCAAAATCCTGATCCAATCCGGGCATTTTGGCCAAAACAGAAGGATGCGTAAACTTTCTGAACTAGTAAAACCAATTAGTTTACTTGGTTACAGTTCTTTAGTTTTATCACAGGAGTTAGACTTAAGTTTGATTGTAGGTCGGCCCCATGCTATGGGTGGAGGACTTAGTTTTGCACCCAATATGAAAAAAACCTATATGGTTTCCAACATGGACACATCGATTGAAAAATACAAACGCCTCATCGATGGAACAAAGGAGAAAAATTTATTCTTCCTTTCGCATAACGGTCCTTTTGGTTTGGGCGCCGCAAAAAATTCTATGTATGGAGCAGAATTCAAAAAAGAAGGTGGAGACTGGGGAGATATTGATCTGACCGAAGCCATAAGTTACGCCAAATCCATCGGGAAAAAAGTTCCCTTGGTTCTCTCAGGTCATATGCACCATACCATTAGTAAAAAAAGAGAACGTGAAACCCATGAATACACAGGTGGAACTTTCTATGTGAACGGTGCCAAAGTCCCAAGGATTCAAGAAGGAAAACATTTCCATACAAAAATCGAATGGGATGGAGGGTCTGCTACTGTGATTCCTTTGTGGGTGTAA
- a CDS encoding response regulator, protein MKILFVDDEETIRELFWEYFKDEFNVTLASDGLEALTISNQNTFDLIISDISLPKLNGIQFIQKLRADGNQTPFLVITGDSDIQIAIDVFRMGAVDFFLKPFRMEALRSRIKKFENADIDLTLLFNSGEIIQFSSDCKMKLRPQIKKLNSYIAFIVKQILNSPLATQEDLISIKIVLYELLANAIEHGVAGVSYVEKQECLEANEDYFKLVDSRCAENNSSVFVEISMDDVGVTIVIRDEGNGFAVSQIPNPVVNPAANLVSGRGIFLAKMNIDSIVYNEKGNEVRFFKTWYKLMQS, encoded by the coding sequence ATGAAAATCCTTTTTGTTGATGACGAAGAGACAATCCGCGAATTGTTCTGGGAATACTTCAAAGATGAATTTAATGTCACTCTTGCTTCCGATGGACTAGAAGCACTCACGATCTCTAACCAAAATACATTCGATCTCATTATTTCAGATATCAGCTTACCAAAATTAAATGGGATTCAATTCATTCAAAAACTGAGAGCTGATGGAAACCAAACTCCATTTTTGGTAATTACCGGCGATAGCGACATTCAAATTGCCATCGATGTTTTCCGAATGGGAGCTGTTGATTTTTTTCTAAAACCATTTCGAATGGAGGCCCTTCGCTCCCGAATTAAAAAATTTGAAAATGCAGATATTGATTTAACTCTCCTCTTTAATAGCGGGGAGATCATTCAGTTTAGTTCTGATTGTAAAATGAAACTTCGTCCTCAAATCAAAAAATTAAATTCTTATATTGCATTTATTGTAAAACAAATTTTGAATTCTCCATTGGCGACTCAGGAAGATTTGATTTCTATTAAGATTGTTTTGTATGAATTACTCGCCAATGCTATTGAACATGGTGTTGCCGGTGTAAGTTATGTTGAAAAACAAGAATGTTTAGAGGCAAATGAAGATTATTTTAAGTTAGTCGACTCTCGATGCGCAGAGAATAATTCTTCTGTGTTTGTGGAAATTTCAATGGACGATGTTGGTGTTACGATTGTGATTCGAGATGAGGGGAATGGATTTGCTGTAAGCCAAATTCCTAATCCAGTGGTCAACCCAGCTGCTAATTTGGTAAGTGGAAGAGGGATATTTCTTGCTAAGATGAATATTGATTCGATTGTTTATAATGAAAAAGGCAATGAAGTCCGATTTTTCAAAACTTGGTACAAGTTAATGCAATCTTAA
- a CDS encoding phosphatase PAP2 family protein encodes MKELLLAQNSLWFSSLPLDSLHFWDPTLGGVFLAISTICHYLGGSSFFLSLISFVYIYFRPKLAFELSLGLLTSAVMVSLLKFYLESPRPFPYPDAFDEKAFGLPSGHVYSAVVVWGLLAYRIPKLWFRIVSILIILFMPFSRMYLKVHYLGDVSLGFGLGVLHLVILLFLLNQFYHKNSKQTFLHTEKYRTLSLLGIVVTLSPISMDSPFLSVEHHHSLSGVLMASGALAGFWLGILFYPRFSKLEFLDWSLPQFSFSFGTKEFRIFWNTVLVRLLVLVTVILLLYVLPGILIKKSIWKDDLFLRYIRYLVVGFALVFLVPLILQKIQKGKFLQN; translated from the coding sequence ATGAAAGAACTCCTCCTAGCACAGAACTCCCTTTGGTTTTCCTCCCTACCCCTGGATTCCCTACATTTTTGGGACCCAACACTCGGTGGAGTTTTTCTCGCCATCTCCACCATCTGCCACTACCTGGGAGGAAGTAGTTTTTTCCTCAGTCTGATCTCTTTTGTTTATATTTACTTTCGACCCAAACTCGCTTTCGAACTCTCGCTCGGACTTCTCACATCGGCGGTGATGGTTTCTCTCTTAAAGTTCTATTTGGAAAGTCCAAGACCTTTTCCTTATCCCGACGCTTTCGATGAAAAGGCTTTTGGTTTGCCCTCAGGTCATGTTTATTCTGCCGTTGTCGTCTGGGGTTTGTTAGCTTACAGAATCCCGAAACTTTGGTTCCGAATTGTATCCATTCTCATCATCCTATTTATGCCGTTTTCTAGAATGTATCTCAAGGTACATTATTTGGGAGATGTTAGTTTGGGATTTGGATTGGGTGTCCTTCATTTAGTGATCCTGCTATTTTTACTGAATCAATTTTACCATAAAAATTCCAAACAAACCTTCCTACATACAGAAAAGTATCGCACGTTGAGTCTTTTAGGAATTGTCGTAACTCTATCGCCAATATCGATGGATTCGCCATTTCTTTCAGTAGAACACCACCATAGTTTGTCGGGCGTACTTATGGCAAGTGGTGCTCTTGCTGGTTTTTGGCTTGGAATTCTTTTTTATCCAAGGTTTAGCAAATTAGAGTTTTTAGATTGGTCTCTTCCTCAATTTAGTTTCTCATTCGGAACCAAAGAATTCCGCATTTTTTGGAATACGGTTCTTGTTCGTTTGTTAGTATTAGTCACAGTGATCTTGTTACTTTATGTACTACCTGGGATTCTAATCAAAAAATCCATTTGGAAAGATGATTTGTTTTTGAGATACATCCGCTACTTGGTTGTTGGATTTGCCCTTGTTTTCCTTGTTCCTTTGATTTTGCAAAAAATCCAAAAAGGAAAGTTTTTGCAAAACTAA
- a CDS encoding oligosaccharide flippase family protein has translation MQKLKKIFQILKTELMKEGVLKNSIFVSSSKALSAITNLVFMIYSVNLLSKAENGKLQYFLGFLPVVLAVAEFGLPNALIKYISPMAERKENPGAILNASLRIKFYSFLFLSLVCLVAYITGDENYFVLLLLLFGGIIISFISYFESLFVSYRKYKSLSLWNPLPNVVRLLLLIYLSESSIHALTYMDILAIFCIAPIFVLFLFFIFFGKEEISFTAEFSEIRTNEKKLLLFNLWAFAASICAILSDRLEIFFLNQFHPPEIVADYGTALQLFSGFIIILATFNSIIYPKMARLAETEEFPTVLKKSVFLGGMIAIALAPGILLAEPILTLLFGTKYTNSISVFKILYPNFLLQLVFAPLGTALFALGLPRLLAGLALLRLLFGAIFDYWIIPDWGANGAAISLFLGQIVSWLLLTGYFMAYFRK, from the coding sequence ATGCAAAAATTAAAAAAGATATTTCAGATTTTAAAAACGGAACTAATGAAAGAAGGAGTCCTAAAAAACTCCATCTTTGTTAGTAGCTCTAAAGCCTTATCCGCGATCACCAATTTGGTGTTTATGATTTATTCCGTGAATTTGTTAAGCAAAGCAGAAAACGGAAAACTCCAATATTTTTTAGGTTTTTTACCCGTTGTTTTGGCGGTTGCTGAATTTGGCCTTCCCAATGCCCTTATCAAATACATCTCTCCGATGGCAGAACGAAAAGAAAATCCAGGTGCGATCCTGAATGCATCTCTAAGGATTAAATTTTATTCCTTCTTATTTTTGTCGTTAGTATGTTTGGTTGCTTACATTACTGGTGATGAAAACTATTTTGTATTATTACTTTTGTTATTCGGTGGGATCATCATTTCTTTTATCTCCTACTTCGAAAGTCTTTTTGTTTCTTACCGCAAGTATAAATCATTGTCTCTTTGGAATCCACTTCCAAACGTAGTTCGACTTTTGTTATTAATTTATTTGTCGGAGTCCAGTATTCATGCACTGACTTACATGGATATTCTTGCGATTTTTTGTATTGCACCGATTTTTGTTTTGTTTTTATTTTTTATATTTTTTGGCAAAGAAGAGATTTCTTTTACCGCAGAGTTTTCAGAGATTCGAACGAACGAAAAAAAACTTTTACTTTTTAATCTATGGGCTTTTGCTGCTTCCATCTGTGCCATCCTATCTGACAGATTGGAAATTTTCTTTTTAAACCAATTCCATCCCCCAGAAATTGTTGCAGATTATGGAACCGCCTTACAATTATTTAGCGGGTTTATCATCATTCTTGCTACTTTCAATTCTATCATTTATCCAAAAATGGCACGGCTTGCGGAAACGGAAGAGTTCCCCACTGTCCTAAAAAAATCTGTTTTTTTAGGCGGAATGATTGCCATTGCCCTCGCCCCAGGAATTTTACTCGCCGAACCCATCTTAACATTGTTATTTGGGACAAAGTATACTAATTCCATCTCAGTTTTCAAAATCCTATACCCGAACTTTTTATTACAATTGGTATTTGCTCCCTTAGGAACAGCCCTCTTTGCTTTGGGATTGCCAAGGCTTTTGGCGGGACTTGCTTTACTACGTTTGCTCTTTGGTGCCATCTTTGACTATTGGATCATTCCCGATTGGGGTGCCAATGGAGCCGCTATTTCACTCTTTCTTGGTCAGATTGTATCTTGGTTGCTTTTGACCGGTTATTTTATGGCTTACTTTCGGAAGTAA
- a CDS encoding sulfurtransferase, which yields MNWNFLKTEIEPGDFLIDCRSQSAYEEETLEGAYYYPFIKKAFGSDPESQKKLYGPMAAVVQEFQKSKKTRIIVFDEGMGMFSTRMVYLLRGMGIKDAYVLGQKWPATGNKSKGELKIEPPIADKVKPIEGVVDKAFMERNLTKLQIFDARTMDEYEGRLPRLTAPEEGTLCGRLPGAFLWDWRNLYDGEANLIERSLFKKRLNGFPFMPERPTVIYDYNGARSCLLALMLREAGYIDVTTYQGSWFEWRKSSLPKQAVAVFGAKQVAAAPPRVGGVDRKKV from the coding sequence TTGAACTGGAACTTTCTTAAAACCGAAATAGAACCTGGTGACTTCCTCATCGATTGTCGTTCCCAATCAGCATATGAAGAAGAAACATTAGAAGGTGCCTACTACTATCCATTTATCAAAAAAGCATTCGGATCTGATCCAGAATCCCAAAAGAAATTGTACGGACCGATGGCCGCTGTCGTACAAGAATTTCAAAAATCAAAAAAAACTCGAATCATTGTTTTCGATGAGGGAATGGGAATGTTCTCCACTCGTATGGTGTATTTACTCCGAGGAATGGGAATCAAAGATGCCTATGTTCTTGGTCAAAAATGGCCTGCCACTGGAAATAAATCCAAAGGTGAGCTGAAAATAGAGCCACCGATCGCTGACAAAGTAAAACCCATCGAAGGTGTCGTAGACAAAGCCTTTATGGAACGAAATCTTACCAAACTCCAAATCTTCGATGCAAGAACCATGGACGAATACGAAGGCCGGTTGCCAAGACTCACTGCTCCAGAAGAGGGAACTCTTTGTGGACGTTTGCCTGGAGCCTTCCTTTGGGATTGGAGAAACCTTTATGATGGGGAAGCAAATCTCATCGAACGCTCTTTATTCAAAAAACGTCTGAATGGATTTCCATTTATGCCAGAAAGACCGACGGTCATCTATGATTACAACGGGGCACGTTCTTGTTTGTTGGCGCTGATGCTTAGGGAGGCAGGGTACATCGATGTAACCACTTACCAAGGTTCTTGGTTTGAATGGAGAAAGTCGAGCCTACCGAAACAAGCGGTTGCTGTTTTTGGTGCCAAACAAGTGGCAGCGGCTCCTCCTCGGGTTGGCGGAGTCGATCGCAAGAAAGTTTAA
- a CDS encoding trypsin-like peptidase domain-containing protein, which yields MNKIFKTCILFFVLSRSILAQVDPEPAVDSIFRSVVLIRNEGFNTENKTQPWMKKNLYTGFGSGLVLPNQTILTNAHVVRDAKRILVKSSFTKKEYLADVKFIGYDCDLALLQVPDPDFSEQTTSLSFLEGIPNLGSDLLLLGFPNGNDSLSVEKGSVLRFEKNRYTYSGLDYRNVLKITANIQPGNSGGPAVQNGKVVGLVFQISTLEQGIAYLISNDIIRHFLEDIADGKYDGFPNIGFTFQNGNPKSLKQAMKVPSDQTGIFVNRIYPSSTFAKVLKEKDFVTAVDSLPLTNDGEISQSNKKEFIIDWIENKQLNTKVTVSFYRAGKRYDAEVNLQKNYALDLYRDSTEDYFLQAGFVFQPITRSFFHSEDGDLDSSLKYHYSYFIQDLLYRYTTRDIVLSYTFNDPETSKYKKYKYKVVESINGRVPKDLNEFKTIWKDGKKGFIVLRFRGMDLPIVLRPESVYQMNQRVKKRYGANYEEF from the coding sequence ATGAATAAAATATTTAAAACCTGCATTCTGTTTTTTGTATTGAGTAGGTCAATACTGGCTCAGGTAGATCCTGAGCCGGCAGTAGATTCTATTTTTCGTTCTGTGGTTCTCATTCGTAATGAAGGATTCAATACCGAAAACAAAACGCAACCGTGGATGAAAAAGAATCTATATACTGGATTTGGATCCGGCCTTGTTTTGCCAAACCAAACCATATTAACGAACGCTCATGTGGTGCGCGATGCCAAAAGGATTTTGGTTAAAAGTAGTTTTACTAAGAAAGAATATTTAGCAGATGTTAAATTTATTGGTTATGATTGTGATTTGGCATTATTGCAAGTGCCTGATCCTGATTTTTCGGAACAAACTACATCTTTATCGTTTTTGGAAGGAATTCCTAATTTAGGTTCTGATTTATTACTTCTGGGATTCCCGAATGGAAACGATAGTTTATCAGTGGAAAAGGGGTCGGTCCTTCGGTTTGAAAAAAATCGTTACACCTATTCTGGCTTAGATTATCGAAACGTATTAAAGATCACGGCAAATATCCAACCTGGAAACTCAGGCGGTCCTGCTGTACAAAATGGAAAAGTGGTAGGTCTTGTTTTTCAAATTAGTACTTTGGAACAAGGGATTGCTTATTTGATATCGAATGACATCATTCGTCATTTTTTAGAAGATATAGCTGACGGAAAGTATGACGGGTTTCCTAATATCGGATTTACTTTTCAAAATGGGAATCCCAAAAGTTTAAAACAAGCAATGAAAGTTCCTTCGGACCAAACAGGGATTTTTGTGAATCGAATTTATCCTTCTTCTACATTTGCAAAAGTTTTAAAAGAAAAAGATTTTGTAACGGCAGTGGATAGTTTGCCACTCACAAATGATGGAGAAATTTCACAGTCTAACAAAAAAGAATTCATTATCGATTGGATCGAAAACAAACAACTAAATACAAAAGTGACTGTGAGTTTTTACCGGGCCGGAAAACGTTATGATGCCGAAGTGAATCTACAGAAAAATTATGCTTTAGATTTGTATCGAGATTCTACCGAAGATTATTTTTTGCAGGCTGGATTTGTTTTCCAACCCATCACTCGGTCTTTTTTTCATTCTGAAGATGGAGACTTAGATAGTTCTTTAAAATATCATTATAGTTATTTTATTCAAGATTTGTTATACAGGTATACCACTCGGGACATTGTTCTCAGTTATACATTTAATGATCCTGAAACTTCTAAATACAAAAAGTATAAATACAAAGTAGTTGAGTCGATTAACGGCCGTGTACCGAAAGATTTAAATGAGTTTAAAACCATTTGGAAAGATGGGAAAAAAGGATTTATTGTCCTCAGGTTTCGAGGCATGGATCTACCGATTGTGCTGAGACCCGAGTCTGTTTATCAGATGAACCAACGTGTGAAAAAAAGATATGGTGCAAATTATGAAGAGTTTTAA
- a CDS encoding PDZ domain-containing protein has product MKSFKFIFVIFSIFATLLPLGAEDFEDKRVIESRVTFQKTSHQNPWLVGEPFSRKLNLIYIGKGLFFGVTLPKQNPVFAEFESFDYSVPKLGIKSYDEETGFLLLETKEMPKLPKPVVLDAKNSNKHCPSGKSRYVFLPFSKTPIKVFLLEKKASEDSDFFFKNQLLCGITISEYLIPTEYVETFYKTGGKAFPHPGLVFDINLTPSEREYYSKSISNPLLVTEVVPGVGPAYNLFPGDLITEINATSLSKIDDWDRTDKVYDLILRKPDGSLRELGETIKLKLHRNFQNQNVSYDLRAYDSNDFLIPEEAKKRKPLYLIVGGFFFTELTNAYLKEFGSEYRVKSEKKLVYLSDYYQKKVHPVREKIVILSRVFPLEGNLGYQEFQDLVLEKVNGTRITSLSQLKSLLQSEDTTYYAFELSGGKIAFFTRREILDLQQELQLTYKLGRSYNLED; this is encoded by the coding sequence ATGAAGAGTTTTAAATTTATTTTTGTAATTTTTTCGATTTTTGCCACCTTACTTCCTCTTGGGGCAGAAGATTTTGAAGACAAACGTGTGATCGAATCGAGAGTTACCTTCCAAAAAACAAGCCACCAAAATCCATGGCTTGTGGGAGAACCTTTTTCTCGAAAGTTAAATTTGATTTATATAGGGAAAGGTCTTTTTTTTGGAGTCACACTTCCCAAACAAAACCCAGTCTTTGCTGAATTTGAATCTTTTGATTATTCCGTTCCTAAGTTAGGAATTAAATCTTACGATGAAGAAACGGGTTTTCTTCTTTTGGAAACAAAAGAGATGCCAAAACTTCCGAAACCAGTGGTATTGGATGCAAAAAATTCGAACAAACATTGTCCTAGCGGAAAGTCTCGTTACGTATTTCTTCCTTTTTCTAAAACACCAATCAAAGTATTTTTACTTGAAAAAAAAGCCTCAGAAGATTCTGATTTTTTCTTCAAGAATCAACTGTTATGTGGTATTACCATCTCTGAATATTTGATTCCGACAGAATATGTGGAAACCTTTTACAAAACAGGTGGGAAAGCTTTTCCTCACCCAGGTTTAGTTTTTGATATCAACCTAACTCCTTCCGAACGTGAGTATTATTCCAAAAGTATATCCAATCCACTGCTCGTAACCGAAGTGGTTCCTGGAGTTGGGCCGGCATACAATTTGTTTCCTGGAGATTTGATCACAGAGATTAACGCAACTTCTCTTTCTAAAATTGATGATTGGGATCGTACGGACAAAGTTTATGATTTAATTTTACGAAAACCAGATGGCAGTTTACGTGAATTAGGTGAGACTATCAAGTTGAAACTCCATCGGAATTTTCAAAACCAAAATGTGAGTTATGATTTAAGAGCCTACGACTCCAATGACTTTCTAATACCTGAAGAAGCAAAAAAAAGAAAACCCCTGTATTTGATTGTCGGTGGTTTTTTCTTTACCGAACTTACGAACGCATATTTGAAAGAGTTTGGTTCGGAATACCGGGTGAAGTCGGAGAAAAAACTCGTTTATCTTTCCGATTACTACCAGAAAAAAGTGCACCCCGTTCGGGAAAAGATAGTGATTTTGAGCCGTGTTTTTCCCCTAGAAGGGAACCTAGGATACCAGGAGTTTCAGGATTTAGTATTAGAGAAGGTAAACGGAACACGGATCACTTCCCTAAGCCAACTAAAATCCCTTCTTCAGTCGGAAGACACCACCTACTATGCGTTTGAGCTATCCGGTGGGAAGATCGCTTTTTTTACACGAAGGGAGATTTTGGACCTCCAACAAGAGTTGCAATTGACTTATAAATTGGGCCGTTCTTACAACTTAGAAGACTAA
- a CDS encoding lysophospholipid acyltransferase family protein, with product MDSNQNASDILESLFVIPREVPKTILRNLLELIYDVKVAGSENIPESGGALIISNHTDYLDIPVQGAFADRKIVYLGKYELFHPQEEIMAIVNHKNSPFQYPPLSLTKPVVEILLNSLGSVVKKNLINWGSMPIIRNAAKDSEMDKRAAMDYYEKLETYMVDLMKEGELLSIYPEGSRSETGEIQSFRAMAAKLAIRAGVPIIPSGIVGATNMSKPKAFLTGDAFKTKIRYLIGKPILPSEFPTGPEKKAAKELTEILENRVRELMKKAESIL from the coding sequence ATGGATTCCAACCAAAACGCCTCTGATATATTAGAAAGTCTCTTTGTCATCCCTCGGGAAGTTCCAAAAACCATCCTTCGTAACCTCCTGGAACTCATTTATGATGTTAAAGTGGCTGGATCCGAAAATATACCTGAATCCGGAGGGGCTCTCATTATTTCGAACCATACGGATTATTTGGACATTCCTGTCCAAGGTGCCTTTGCTGATCGCAAAATTGTCTACTTAGGTAAATATGAACTCTTCCATCCGCAAGAAGAGATTATGGCCATCGTCAATCATAAAAACTCTCCTTTTCAATACCCGCCCTTAAGCCTTACCAAACCAGTCGTTGAGATATTATTGAATTCTCTTGGAAGCGTGGTGAAAAAGAACCTAATCAATTGGGGGAGTATGCCCATCATTCGTAATGCGGCGAAGGATTCAGAAATGGACAAACGGGCGGCGATGGACTACTACGAAAAATTGGAAACCTATATGGTGGACCTGATGAAAGAAGGGGAACTTCTTTCCATCTATCCAGAAGGATCAAGGTCAGAAACGGGAGAGATCCAATCCTTTCGAGCAATGGCGGCAAAACTAGCCATCCGGGCTGGGGTTCCGATCATTCCTTCCGGAATTGTGGGGGCGACCAATATGTCCAAACCCAAGGCCTTCTTGACAGGGGATGCTTTCAAAACCAAAATTCGTTATCTGATTGGGAAACCCATCCTTCCGTCCGAGTTTCCGACGGGTCCTGAGAAAAAAGCGGCCAAAGAGCTGACAGAAATTCTGGAAAATCGCGTGCGAGAACTGATGAAAAAGGCAGAATCTATACTTTAG
- a CDS encoding alpha-glucosidase has product MASRLFLLSFSLLFLECASRVIFHLPKTEESFPLSKQIQWIQSAKELTLKNQSLDKDFIKLSLEEPFLQSFTKETTAKYRMASFQFKEALRKSCTEQSIDEIKKETGKITIKGKLTGNDCSSDYQIVFVAKSETEIEFKITLSDPTLNRIQFQYSSHPEERIYGLGEQFTYDELKGKTPFLFTEEQGVGRGDQPITAGANLMAGAGGNVYTTYAPIPHYITSENRSVFFENSGYANFDFSNSKKTKVEFWDFQSEKSLTGTIWLGTSSKALIEAYTKKTGRFPKLPDWAYGTWLGVQGGTEKVSSIVKQAKDAGNPVTALWIQDWCGRRVTNFGDQLKWRWYADETLYPDFKKFVKSMNDQNVQVLGYINSFLADTDPKKPGDDFTNSLLTEAKAKGYLVKNQNGEDYLIQTVGFPAYLIDLTNPGAVRWTKDLIKKNLIGMGLSGWMADFGEWLPYDAKLASGVDAKIYHNRYPVDWARINREAIKEAGMEGKIVFFTRAGYSYSNANSTLFWEGDQMVSFGTNDGLPSSIIGLTTSGISGYALNHSDIGGYTTISNPLRNYHRSKELLLRWAEASAFTPVFRTHEGNRPLKNWQVYTYTKPDGTKSLGDEDTVALFAKIAKIHFALKPYIQSLVEEASQTGIPVVRHNAIVEPEDKNLLKYKYQFFLGDDLLVAPVVESGEIVQDVYLPRGRWQHLWTGTTYDGYRKVQVPAPIGKPPAFLRIGGKSEALIRSSISNIRNKD; this is encoded by the coding sequence ATGGCATCTCGATTATTTCTATTATCATTCTCTCTATTATTTTTGGAATGTGCGTCTCGTGTCATTTTCCATCTTCCCAAAACGGAAGAATCGTTTCCCCTGAGCAAACAAATCCAATGGATTCAATCGGCAAAAGAGCTCACCTTAAAAAACCAGTCGCTGGATAAGGACTTTATCAAACTTTCTTTGGAAGAACCCTTTCTCCAATCTTTCACCAAAGAGACAACTGCCAAATACCGGATGGCATCCTTTCAATTCAAAGAGGCTTTACGAAAATCCTGCACAGAACAGTCAATAGACGAAATCAAAAAGGAAACCGGCAAAATTACCATCAAAGGAAAGTTAACTGGTAATGATTGTTCAAGTGATTACCAAATCGTATTTGTCGCCAAATCGGAAACCGAAATAGAATTCAAAATCACTCTTTCTGATCCCACTCTCAACAGAATCCAATTTCAATACAGTTCCCATCCAGAAGAACGAATCTATGGACTTGGAGAACAGTTTACCTATGATGAACTCAAAGGAAAAACACCCTTCCTATTCACTGAAGAACAAGGAGTGGGTCGGGGAGACCAGCCCATCACAGCGGGAGCCAATTTGATGGCTGGTGCAGGTGGAAATGTTTACACTACCTATGCCCCCATTCCTCACTACATCACTTCCGAAAATCGTTCTGTATTTTTTGAAAACAGTGGTTATGCGAACTTTGATTTTAGTAATTCGAAAAAAACCAAGGTGGAATTTTGGGACTTCCAATCAGAAAAATCTCTTACCGGGACTATTTGGCTTGGAACTTCTTCGAAAGCACTGATAGAAGCCTATACCAAAAAAACAGGTAGGTTTCCGAAACTTCCCGATTGGGCTTACGGAACTTGGCTCGGGGTCCAAGGGGGAACAGAAAAAGTTTCCTCAATTGTCAAACAAGCTAAGGATGCCGGAAACCCAGTGACCGCACTTTGGATCCAAGACTGGTGTGGGCGTCGTGTTACCAATTTTGGAGACCAACTCAAATGGCGTTGGTATGCCGACGAAACCCTCTACCCCGATTTTAAAAAATTTGTAAAATCGATGAATGATCAAAATGTACAGGTCTTAGGTTATATTAATTCCTTTCTAGCTGATACGGATCCGAAAAAACCAGGAGATGATTTTACCAATTCCCTCTTAACGGAAGCAAAAGCAAAAGGATATCTTGTCAAAAACCAAAATGGAGAAGATTACCTCATCCAAACCGTTGGATTTCCAGCTTACTTAATTGATCTCACCAATCCCGGGGCAGTGCGTTGGACCAAGGACTTAATCAAAAAGAACTTAATTGGAATGGGTCTTTCTGGTTGGATGGCCGATTTTGGAGAATGGTTGCCCTACGACGCCAAACTTGCATCAGGTGTTGATGCCAAAATCTATCACAATCGTTATCCTGTAGATTGGGCAAGAATCAACCGAGAGGCGATTAAAGAAGCCGGTATGGAGGGTAAAATTGTATTTTTTACTCGAGCAGGGTATAGTTATTCCAATGCCAACTCCACACTCTTTTGGGAAGGAGACCAAATGGTGAGTTTTGGAACCAATGACGGCCTTCCTTCTTCCATCATTGGCCTAACCACATCGGGTATCAGCGGTTATGCGTTAAACCATAGTGACATTGGTGGGTACACAACCATTTCTAATCCACTTCGTAACTACCATAGATCCAAAGAACTTCTTTTGCGATGGGCGGAGGCCTCTGCATTTACACCAGTCTTTCGTACCCACGAAGGGAATCGACCTCTAAAGAACTGGCAAGTTTACACTTACACAAAACCGGATGGAACCAAATCCCTCGGTGATGAAGATACAGTGGCACTATTTGCAAAAATTGCTAAAATCCATTTTGCCCTAAAACCATATATTCAAAGTTTGGTGGAAGAAGCATCCCAAACAGGAATTCCAGTTGTCCGACATAATGCGATAGTAGAACCTGAAGATAAAAATTTATTAAAATACAAATATCAGTTTTTTTTAGGGGACGATCTGCTTGTAGCTCCTGTTGTAGAAAGTGGAGAAATTGTTCAGGATGTTTATCTCCCTCGTGGTAGGTGGCAACATCTTTGGACGGGAACCACTTATGATGGTTATAGAAAAGTACAAGTACCTGCACCCATCGGAAAACCACCTGCCTTCCTTCGGATCGGTGGAAAGTCGGAAGCTCTCATTCGTTCTTCCATCAGTAATATTCGGAATAAAGACTAA